TCCATACCGATGCGATCAACCACGGCCCGGGCGTCACCTTTATCCAGACCGGTTCGCAATTTCCAGGCAGGCCGAGCATGGGCGCTTGGCTCAGCTACGGCTTGGGGAGCGACAACGAAAACCTGCCTTCCTTTGTGGTCTTGGTGACCAAGAACAAAAGCGGGCAACCACTTGTCTCGCGACTGTGGGGCAGCGGCTTCCTGCCCGCTCAGCATCAAGGCGTCCGCTTCCGGTCGGGCGAAGATCCGGTGCTGTATCTGAACAATCCCGCCGGCGTCGATCGGGCATCGCGGCGGGCGATGCTCGACACATTGCGGGGGCTGCACGAGATGCAGATCGCAGAGACTTCCGATCCGGCGATCGAAGCGCGGATCGCTCAACACGAGCTCGCCTTTCGGATGCAAGCTTCCGTTCCCGAAGCGACCAACTTCGCCGACGAGAGCCAGCAGGTGATCGATTCGTATGGGCCCGAGGCCAAGAATCCGGGAACGTTTGCAGCGAACTGCCTAATGGCGCGACGATTGGCCGAGCGCGGCGTCCGTTTTATTCAGCTGTATCATCAAGGCTGGGATCAGCACGGCGGCCTGCCCGGTGGAATCAAGCGGCAGTGCAGCGAGACCGATCAGCCAGCTGCGGCGTTGGTCCAGGACCTGAAGCGATGCGGGCTATTGGAAGACACGCTTGTCGTCTGGGCGGGCGAATTTGGTCGGACCAATTATTGCCAAGGAAAGCTTTCGGCGACGAACTTCGGCCGCGATCACCATCCGCGATGTTTTACGATTTGGATGGCCGGTGGCGGTATCAAACCGGGGATCACGTACGGCCAGACCGATGATTTTTCCTACAACGTCGCGGAGAACCCGGTCCACATTCACGACCTGCAGGCGACGATCCTGCATCAATTGGGGATCGATCACGAGCGGTTGACGTTCCGATACCAAGGCCGACGGTTCCGTTTGACCGATGTGCATGGACACGTGATCAAGCCGGTGCTGGCGTAGTCGCAGTCCCGCGCAACTAGGTTCCGCGGACGTTGCCGTACCAACGCAAATGCATCCGGTCGCAGTACTGGAACCCTTGCTGGTCGCACCAGGGACGCAGCCACGATTCGTGCGCGTCCAGCTCCGCCGTCGAACGCGACTGGGGCATGATCCAGACTTTGGCGGGATCGACGTCCGGGCGCAGTTCGTCGACCATCCGCTGAACCTCGACCTGTTCGTCCGGCTCGTCGACGACAAATTTTAATTGATAATCGGGCGACTCAACCATCAACCGGCGAACGACATCAACAGCCCAGCGGCGACGATCATGCTGCTGCTGCCACTTTTCACCGATGCTCCCATCGCGGGGGCGGCTGCCCGCCAGTTTGGGGCTAATCGACATCAGGTCGCAGGCTGTATCTTGGTAGATAGTGCCGGCGGTTTCGATCGTCGTGTGCAGGCCGCGGTCGGCCAGTTGCCGGCAGAGCGTGACGATCTCGGGAAACAGCATCGGTTCGCCCCCAGTCAGCACGACGTGGGAGACCTGCAATTTCATGACATCGGCGACGATGCTGTCGATCGACTGCTGAGCCCCTTCGGGATTCCAAGAGGCGTGGGGGGTGTCGCAGAACCAGCATCGCAGGTTGCATCCGCTGACTCGGATGAATGCGCTGGATGTTCCCGTTAAAAGGCCCTCGCCTTGCCGACTGGCATAAAGTTCGGCAATGCGCAGCGTACCCCCTTTCGCCTTGGAGAGCGAATGCGACAATGTCCGGTTTAATTCAGGAGAATGCGAAGTGTCCACTGACTTTGGTGATCTGCTAGAAACGTTTGATAACCCGTACGCTGGTCGAAACTACACGATCGAACACACGTGCCCCGAGTTTACATCGGTCTGCCCGAAGACGGGACAGCCCGATTTCGGCACGTTGGTCTTTACTTACGTTCCCAACGAACTGTGTATCGAACTGAAAAGCTTGAAGATGTATCTGCAACGATACCGCAACGAGGGTATCTTCTACGAACACATTACCAATCGGATCATGGACGACTTTGTGAATGCCGTAAAGCCACGTTGGGCGAATTTAGAGAGTCGTTGGACGCCACGCGGTGGTTTGTCCAGCGTGATCGTTGTCGAATATCCTGATTCCGAAGACGAATAATCGCCCGCTTCCCACCTTTCCTTTTTCAAACTGAAAACCGAGTAATCACGTCATGCCTGCCTCCGCTCCATCCGTTCTGCTTTCTGGATTTTCCGACGAAGCCGCGATCGACAAGACCGCCGTTCAACAGTTCGCCGCCTTTGCCGCTTTGGGCATGAAGTGGTTTTCGCTGCGATTCATCGACGCTGGCGATGGCATCAAGAACGCGATGCAATTGACCGACCCCGAGATCAAGACGATCCGCGAACTGATGGACGCCTACGGCCTCCGCGTCGCAACGCTCGGTTCGCCGATCGGCAAAGTGAAACTGAAAGACGTCGACGACGGAACCAGCAACCGCTACGTCCCCTTCGAAGAATATTTGAAGACCGAAGTCGTCCGCGCCTGCGAACTGGCGAACGCGTTCGATTGCAAACTGATCCGCGGCTTCTCCTATTACCACCCCAAGGGGACCAAGCCCGAAGATCACTTGAGCCAAGCTTGCGACCAGCTGGGCAAGATCGCTGAAGTCTGCGACTCGCACGGCCTGACTTACGGCCTGGAAGTCGAAGCGAATCTGATCGGCCAAACCGGTCAACTGATGGCTCAACTGCACGAAGGAGTCAACCATCCCGCGTTGGTCACGATCTTCGACGGTGCCAACATCAGCACCCAAGGTTTTTCGGCCGATCAAGTTTACGAGCAGTACTTGGCGATGAAACCCGGCCTGGGTTGGTTGCACATCAAGGACTACCACGACCCAAGCCCCACGGGACGCATCCATCACGTCGACGAAGCTTCGCTGAAGAACTTCGTTCCCGCCGACCGCGGCGATTGTGGGCACGAAGCGATCTTGCGCGACCTGGCGGCTTACATGCCAGAAGTCGAAGCGCGGATGGCCAAGCGTGGCGCTCCAGGCGTCGTTTGCGATCTGGAACCACACGTCAAGGGTGGCGGCCAGTTCGGCGGCTTCAGCGGTCCCGACGGCTTTGGCGTTGCGATGCGTGGCCTGTGTCGAGTACTTGATTACGTCGGGATCGATTACGAAACGCGATCCTTCGACGATATCAAAGCCTCGATCTAAACGGGTCTCGCCCATGCGTCCGCTGCTCGCTTGCCTGATTCTGCTCGCCATCCCACGCCTGGCGCTGGGATGTTTGTTCTGCGAAGCGTTGGCCAGCACGCTGTCGGACGACATTCGTGAATCGGCCGCGTGCGTGATCGCTCAATGGGATCGCGACGCGGCGTCGCCGGCATCCGAGATTGGGATGCAGCTGGCGAAATTCCAAGTCACCAAAGTTCTCAAAGGGGACGATCGGATCGGCCCGCGAGTCGAAGCCTACATCCTGCCCGAGGAACCTCCGACCGGCCCGGTGCTTCTGTTCGCCTTTGGGGAAGCGGAGGCGCCGCAGTGGTCGGCACCGCTGCCGCTGGCTCCCGTTTCCGTCAAGTATCTCAACGGCCTGCAGTCAGCTCCGGCTGCCGGCAGCGACCGGCTCGCCTACTTCTTGCCCTTTCTTGTCGCCGAAGATCGGCATGTCGCCGACGACGCGTACAACGAATTCGCGCGAGCCCCTTTCGCCGACATCGACGGGCTGGGCGATCGGCTCGATCGTCAGTGGGTGCTAGAGAACCTGCAGTCCTATCTGAAGGACGACACGACACCGCCGCATCGCATCCGATTGATGTGGACGTTGTTGAGCGTCTGTGGCGAGCCGGAAGATGCCGCGTTGGTCCAGCGTGTAATCGACGATAAGACGATCGACCGCAACGCAATTGGTTGGGACGCAGCGATGGGCTGCTACATGTCGCTAGCAGGTCCAACTGGTTTGGAGCAGGTAAATCAACTGTTGAGTAGCAGCGATGATGAGCAAACGCTTTTCATGGCTCTGAACGCGATCCGTTTTCACGCCGTCGAGACGAAGCGGTTTGACCAAACGGAACTCGCCGCGGCGCTGCATCCTTTGCTGCGCAACGTTCGCTTGGCAGCTTACGTCATCCCTGACCTGGCTCGCATGGAAGACTGGACCGTCGGCCCGCGTCTGATGGAGTTGTACGCCCAGCCCGATTCCGGACCGATCCGAATCCACATCGTCAACTACTTCCGCACCTCCCCACGTCCCGATGCCGCTCAAGCGCTAGCGACCTGTCGCGAGCTAGATCCCACGGCCGTTCGCCGCGCCGAACTTTTGTTCGGCAACCTGCGACCGCGCAAAGACCAGTAGTCCGCCAAGCGACGCTTCGCTTCGCGACTGGGAATTGTTGCGTGGCGCGGCGTTGCGGGGCAGTGAATCTTATTGCCTTGGTTTGCGGTAGAACTCGCGGTCGTTCATTCGCGGTTGCTCGCCGTATGTCGGGTAGGCTCCGTCGTAATAGGGCGGCGTTGGATAGGCTTGAGTTGGCGGGTAAGGCGTTAGCGACGCGCCGCCGAAACCGGGCTGTCCGTATCCGCCGGGATAACCTGATCCGCCACCATGGTATCCACCACCGGAAAGTCCACCGCCAGGGTAAGCTCCACCAGGCTGGCCGCCGCCGGGATGGTTTCCGCCATGGTAACCGTTGCCGTTACCGCCGTGATGTTGGCCGTGGGGATGTCCGCCGCCGTTCGGATATCCGCCGGCGTTGGATCCGGGATTTGGATAACCGCCTTGCCAGCCGGGGTAATAGCCGCCGACGTTCATGCCGGCCAATGGGGCTCCCCAAGCCGAGTAGGGTGCGGAATAGGGTCGCACAGGAAATCGCCATTCGCCGTAGGGGCGGACTGGTTCGCCCCACTTTTCGACGCTGTGGTAATTGTCTGCTGCTTGGCCATATTGCAGCGTGCTGCGATACTGGCGATAACCGCTCTCACGATAAGTGGGGTCGACCCGCGAGACCGCTGGAGCTTTGGCGGCATATTGATCGACGCGGGCTCCGGTCGATGGGTCGTGCGTGTAGGTGCTCGGCAGCGTCAACCAATCCGCTCCACAAGCAATGCCCTGGACCGCGACCACGACGGTGGCGACGATCAACTGGGGAATTGCAAGGTTTGGGAATCGCATCGGATAGACTCGCTGGTTGGACGTTTGCGTTGAAAGGCGTCTGCTTGGCCTCCTTCCACAATAATCCGGTTCCGAATTGGCAAGCGATTTGTCGCCAGAAAGCCAACTTTCACGCCCGATTCCCGCCGTCACAATCGCTACAACCCGCAGCCTCCGACCGGCATCACGGCTCTCCAACTTCACCGCATCTCGAAAAACCGCGTGTCTGAAACCGATCACCTACAACCGATTTGCGACCGCGTCGCCGCCGTCTGGCCCGTGCAGCGATGGGGTTCGCTGCGCGTGGTGGTTGGCGTCAGCGGAGGCGCCGACAGCGTCTGCTTAGTGCGGACGTTGGCGCAGATGGCCGGCGGGGCATCGTCGAACTTGATCGTTGCCCACTACGACCATCGGACACGCGACGATTCCGGGGACGACGCGGCGTTTGTCGGCGAGGTGGCTCGCGACTTGGGGCTCGATTTCGAACTCGGACGTTCCGCATCGCGCGATCCATCGCGCAGCGAAGCCGATCTCCGCGGGGAGCGTTACGATTTTCTCGACTCGGTCGCTCGGCGGCTCGGCGCCCGTTATGTCGCTGTCGCGCACAACCGCGACGACCAAGTTGAAACGATCCTGCACAACATCTTGCGTGGCACCGGCGGCAAAGGAGCCCGAGGGATCGCTCCGTTCCGCCCCTTGGGGGAAGACCTCGTTTTGGCTCGGCCCTTCTTGGACGTCTCGCGCCACTCGATCGAATCGGCGATGTCGGCGGTGGGGCAATCGTATCGCAGCGACCCAACAAACGTGGTCCCGACGTGGACGCGGAACTGGTTGCGAGTCGAACTGTTGCCGCTGCTGAAGGCTCAGTTTCCGCAGGTCGATGAATCGCTGTTGCGCTTGGGGCAAAACGTCGGCGAACTGCAGGCGGCTGTCGATCAGATGGCGGCCGAGCTCGAATCGACCGCTGTCCGATACGAAGCCGGCGCCGTGCGAATCGCTATCGGCCCGATGCGGCTGGCTCCGGAAGCTGTCAAAGTCGCTTTACTGCAAGGTTGTTGGAAGCGGATGGCTTGGCCGAGGGGCAAAATGTCGCATGGACACTGGAAACTGTTAACGCAGCGGATGTTCGGCGGCGGGCCGCAAGGCAAGCCGCTAAGCTTTGATCTTCCGGGGGATGTTCAGGTGTCGGTATCAAACGACGAACTCGTGCTGACCCGACGGCTGTAAAAGAAGCGGCCTTAGATGTAGGATGTCAGGCAAGAAAACTGTCGGCGGCGAGCCACCCTGCGGTCGGCTCCCCAATAAACATAATCCTTCGAGCCAGGCGGGTTGCGAATCGATGTCTAGACTTGAATTGATCATGATGCGGCACGCCAAGAGCGACTGGGGCGAGGTGTCGCTTGCGGATCACGACCGGACATTAAACAACCGCGGCCGCCGCGACGCTCCGCGGATCGGCCGCTGGATCCTGGAGCAAGACCTGCTTCCCGATCTGGTCCTCTGTTCGACAGCCGTCCGCGCCCAGCAGACGATCGAGGCGGTGGCGGGGGA
Above is a genomic segment from Rosistilla ulvae containing:
- the tilS gene encoding tRNA lysidine(34) synthetase TilS, which produces MSETDHLQPICDRVAAVWPVQRWGSLRVVVGVSGGADSVCLVRTLAQMAGGASSNLIVAHYDHRTRDDSGDDAAFVGEVARDLGLDFELGRSASRDPSRSEADLRGERYDFLDSVARRLGARYVAVAHNRDDQVETILHNILRGTGGKGARGIAPFRPLGEDLVLARPFLDVSRHSIESAMSAVGQSYRSDPTNVVPTWTRNWLRVELLPLLKAQFPQVDESLLRLGQNVGELQAAVDQMAAELESTAVRYEAGAVRIAIGPMRLAPEAVKVALLQGCWKRMAWPRGKMSHGHWKLLTQRMFGGGPQGKPLSFDLPGDVQVSVSNDELVLTRRL
- a CDS encoding sugar phosphate isomerase/epimerase family protein, coding for MPASAPSVLLSGFSDEAAIDKTAVQQFAAFAALGMKWFSLRFIDAGDGIKNAMQLTDPEIKTIRELMDAYGLRVATLGSPIGKVKLKDVDDGTSNRYVPFEEYLKTEVVRACELANAFDCKLIRGFSYYHPKGTKPEDHLSQACDQLGKIAEVCDSHGLTYGLEVEANLIGQTGQLMAQLHEGVNHPALVTIFDGANISTQGFSADQVYEQYLAMKPGLGWLHIKDYHDPSPTGRIHHVDEASLKNFVPADRGDCGHEAILRDLAAYMPEVEARMAKRGAPGVVCDLEPHVKGGGQFGGFSGPDGFGVAMRGLCRVLDYVGIDYETRSFDDIKASI
- a CDS encoding 7-carboxy-7-deazaguanine synthase QueE; protein product: MSHSLSKAKGGTLRIAELYASRQGEGLLTGTSSAFIRVSGCNLRCWFCDTPHASWNPEGAQQSIDSIVADVMKLQVSHVVLTGGEPMLFPEIVTLCRQLADRGLHTTIETAGTIYQDTACDLMSISPKLAGSRPRDGSIGEKWQQQHDRRRWAVDVVRRLMVESPDYQLKFVVDEPDEQVEVQRMVDELRPDVDPAKVWIMPQSRSTAELDAHESWLRPWCDQQGFQYCDRMHLRWYGNVRGT
- a CDS encoding DUF1501 domain-containing protein; translated protein: MKCTGFESPLGASRRRMLQKFGMGLGSIALADLVNPNAAAAATPLGIDHAPRAKRVIFLFQAGGPSQIDMFDHKPELNARHGSELPDEIRGTQRLTGMSGNQASLPLVGSTFKFQQHGESGATVSELLPHTAAIADELCFIKSVHTDAINHGPGVTFIQTGSQFPGRPSMGAWLSYGLGSDNENLPSFVVLVTKNKSGQPLVSRLWGSGFLPAQHQGVRFRSGEDPVLYLNNPAGVDRASRRAMLDTLRGLHEMQIAETSDPAIEARIAQHELAFRMQASVPEATNFADESQQVIDSYGPEAKNPGTFAANCLMARRLAERGVRFIQLYHQGWDQHGGLPGGIKRQCSETDQPAAALVQDLKRCGLLEDTLVVWAGEFGRTNYCQGKLSATNFGRDHHPRCFTIWMAGGGIKPGITYGQTDDFSYNVAENPVHIHDLQATILHQLGIDHERLTFRYQGRRFRLTDVHGHVIKPVLA
- the queF gene encoding preQ(1) synthase, producing the protein MSTDFGDLLETFDNPYAGRNYTIEHTCPEFTSVCPKTGQPDFGTLVFTYVPNELCIELKSLKMYLQRYRNEGIFYEHITNRIMDDFVNAVKPRWANLESRWTPRGGLSSVIVVEYPDSEDE